Proteins from a genomic interval of Euleptes europaea isolate rEulEur1 chromosome 18, rEulEur1.hap1, whole genome shotgun sequence:
- the STX1B gene encoding syntaxin-1B, whose protein sequence is MKDRTQELRTAKDSDDEEEVVHVDRDHFMDEFFEQVEEIRGCIEKLSEDVELVKKQHSAILAAPNPDEKTKQELEDLTADIKKTANKVRSKLKAIEQSIEQEEVQNRSSADLRIRKTQHSTLSRKFVEVMTEYNTTQSKYRDRCKDRIQRQLEITGRTTTNEELEDMLESGKLAIFTDDIKMDSQMTKQALNEIETRHNEIIKLETSIRELHDMFVDMAMLVESQGEMIDRIEYNVEHSVDYVERAVSDTKKAVKYQSKARRKKIMIIICCVVLGIVLASSIGGTLGL, encoded by the exons GCCAAAGACAGCGACGATGAGGAAGAGGTGGTACACGTGGACCGAGACCATTTCATGGATGAATTCTTCGAACAG GTGGAGGAGATCCGTGGCTGCATTGAGAAGCTGTCAGAGGATGTGGAGTTGGTGAAGAAGCAGCACAGTGCCATCCTGGCCGCCCCCAACCCCGATGAGA AGACCAAGCAGGAACTGGAGGACCTCACAGCTGATATCAAGAAGACTGCCAACAAGGTGCGCTCCAAGTTGAAAG CGATTGAGCAGAGTATTGAGCAAGAGGAAGTGCAGAACCGGTCTTCAGCTGACCTGCGGATCCGGAAAACGCAG CACTCAACCCTCTCACGCAAGTTTGTGGAGGTGATGACGGAATACAACACAACCCAGTCCAAATATCGAGATCGTTGCAAGGACCGTATCCAGAGACAACTGGAGATAA CTGGCAGGACAACCACCAATGAGGAACTAGAAGACATGCTGGAGAGTGGCAAGTTGGCGATTTTCACCGATGAT ATCAAAATGGACTCACAGATGACGAAGCAGGCCCTGAACGAGATCGAAACCCGGCACAATGAGATCATCAAACTGGAAACCAGTATCCGGGAGCTGCATGACATGTTTGTGGACATGGCTATGTTGGTGGAGAGCCAG GGCGAGATGATTGACCGCATTGAATACAATGTTGAGCACTCTGTGGATTACGTGGAAAGAGCCGTCTCTGACACCAAGAAAGCTGTAAAATACCAGAGCAAGGCTCGGAGG AAGAAAATTATGATTATAATTTGTTGTGTGGTTCTCGGTATAGTACTGGCCTCCTCCATCGGGGGCACGCTTGGGTTGTAA